Proteins from one Devosia chinhatensis genomic window:
- a CDS encoding aldo/keto reductase yields MNRRPLGRSELVIEPLVLGGNVFGWTVDEARGFDILDAYVEAGFTAIDTAEGYPNWVPGNPPGMSETIIGKWLKARGNRESVHIFTKVNSAKQPGGLKADAIKAGVEASLARLQTDYIDLYFSHWPDPDTDHEETLAAYDTLIRAGKVRTIGASNFTTEMMQAAQQTAIVKTLQRYEVTQPRYNLYDRAEFDALRPYLLENEVGAIVYYSLASGFLTGKYRSSADLGQSPRGGGLSHYLDDKGQRLLAALDKAADALEASPAEIALAWLVAQKGVSAPIASATSVEQVRSLAKGVRLTLPEEIERELTAAGA; encoded by the coding sequence ATGAACCGCCGCCCCCTGGGACGCAGTGAACTGGTGATCGAGCCGCTCGTATTGGGCGGCAATGTGTTCGGCTGGACCGTGGACGAGGCCAGGGGCTTCGACATTCTCGACGCCTATGTCGAAGCCGGCTTCACCGCCATCGATACCGCCGAGGGCTATCCGAACTGGGTGCCCGGCAATCCGCCCGGCATGAGCGAGACCATCATCGGCAAATGGCTCAAGGCCCGTGGCAATCGCGAAAGCGTCCACATCTTCACCAAGGTCAACTCGGCCAAGCAGCCCGGCGGGCTCAAGGCCGATGCCATCAAGGCGGGTGTCGAAGCGTCGCTGGCGCGCCTCCAGACCGATTACATCGACCTCTATTTCAGCCATTGGCCAGATCCGGACACGGATCATGAAGAAACCCTGGCCGCCTATGACACGTTGATCCGGGCCGGCAAGGTGCGCACGATCGGGGCGTCCAACTTCACCACTGAGATGATGCAGGCGGCTCAGCAGACTGCCATCGTCAAGACCCTGCAGCGCTATGAAGTGACCCAGCCGCGCTACAATCTGTACGATCGTGCCGAGTTCGATGCTCTGCGCCCCTACCTGCTCGAGAATGAGGTGGGCGCCATCGTCTATTACAGCCTCGCCTCCGGGTTCCTCACCGGCAAATATCGCTCCAGCGCCGATCTCGGCCAGTCGCCGCGCGGTGGTGGCCTGTCCCATTATCTCGATGACAAGGGGCAGCGCCTGCTGGCCGCATTGGACAAGGCGGCAGACGCGCTCGAGGCCAGCCCGGCCGAGATCGCCCTTGCCTGGCTGGTGGCGCAGAAGGGTGTCAGCGCGCCCATCGCCTCGGCAACCTCGGTGGAACAGGTCAGGAGCCTCGCCAAGGGCGTGCGGCTGACCCTGCCCGAGGAAATCGAGCGGGAGCTGACCGCCGCAGGTGCCTGA
- a CDS encoding ROK family transcriptional regulator → MSKPPRSTRDIFDAGGRAIRHEGLRRANEKTVLMVVGFNSGVSNAEIARISGLAPQTVSAILSGLERDGLIERGQALRGKRGQPATPILLKRDGGFAIGVELGWTHLDVLLLNMHAQVLEHRRIDFAYPDATSIFDEIARFVAELRASLPAEGAERLYDLGVALPGGMADQLDRVGWSSAQSDPWRNVDVAAELRQRTALDVSLFNDGNAACWAELIALPKPRPANVLYFLVSHYVAAGVVGDGALWHGTTGNAANLGMMLVQLDAGGLRQVYSVASVSALADRLKAIGKGPGNIPVSQWDWPDIQEEADNWLGDSARALARTIFNATTLVEAPLVIIDSVLDPEWTQKLARRVEAELGALPVIDFEVPPVQIGVYGGLAPAIGAAELTLFNRYF, encoded by the coding sequence ATGTCCAAGCCACCCCGTTCCACACGTGATATTTTCGATGCCGGTGGGCGGGCCATACGGCATGAAGGCCTGCGACGAGCCAACGAAAAGACCGTGCTTATGGTCGTCGGCTTCAATTCCGGCGTCTCCAATGCCGAGATAGCGCGCATTTCCGGCCTTGCGCCACAGACCGTCTCGGCCATTCTGTCCGGCCTCGAACGCGATGGCCTCATTGAGCGTGGGCAGGCCTTGCGCGGCAAGCGGGGCCAGCCCGCTACGCCTATCCTGCTCAAGCGCGATGGTGGTTTTGCCATTGGCGTCGAGCTCGGATGGACCCATCTCGACGTCTTGCTGCTCAACATGCACGCCCAGGTGCTGGAGCATCGCCGCATCGACTTTGCCTATCCCGACGCCACCAGCATTTTCGACGAGATCGCGCGTTTCGTCGCGGAATTGCGCGCCTCTCTCCCCGCCGAAGGTGCAGAACGCCTCTATGACCTCGGCGTGGCCCTGCCCGGGGGCATGGCCGACCAGCTCGACAGGGTGGGGTGGTCCTCCGCCCAGTCCGACCCCTGGCGCAATGTCGATGTCGCGGCAGAATTGCGTCAGCGCACGGCCCTGGATGTCTCGCTCTTCAATGACGGCAACGCAGCCTGCTGGGCAGAGCTGATCGCCCTCCCCAAGCCGCGCCCCGCCAATGTGCTCTATTTTCTCGTCTCCCATTACGTGGCGGCCGGGGTGGTCGGTGATGGGGCGCTCTGGCACGGGACGACCGGCAATGCCGCCAATCTGGGCATGATGCTGGTGCAGCTGGATGCAGGGGGCCTGCGTCAGGTCTATTCGGTCGCCTCGGTCTCCGCCCTTGCCGACAGGCTAAAGGCCATCGGGAAGGGTCCGGGCAACATTCCCGTCTCCCAATGGGACTGGCCCGATATTCAAGAGGAAGCCGACAATTGGCTGGGTGACAGCGCCAGGGCGCTGGCGCGCACCATTTTCAATGCCACCACCCTGGTCGAGGCCCCTCTGGTTATCATTGACAGCGTGCTCGATCCGGAATGGACCCAAAAGCTGGCGCGCCGCGTCGAGGCCGAACTGGGCGCGCTGCCGGTCATCGATTTCGAAGTGCCCCCCGTACAGATCGGGGTCTATGGGGGCCTGGCACCCGCCATCGGCGCCGCCGAGCTGACGCTCTTCAACCGGTATTTTTAG
- a CDS encoding HU family DNA-binding protein, with protein sequence MDKTVTRAMLSQRVAETTDHARPDVDALARQMFDLIGEALKGGETVKMTGFGTLQVRSRAERLGRNPRTGETYTIVPRQTVIFVPGGKLREALDIAAQKAEAGKAGDAKNTG encoded by the coding sequence GTGGATAAAACCGTAACGCGTGCAATGCTTTCGCAGCGGGTGGCGGAGACGACCGATCACGCTCGGCCAGATGTCGACGCGCTTGCCCGGCAGATGTTCGACCTGATCGGCGAGGCGCTCAAGGGTGGGGAAACCGTCAAAATGACGGGGTTCGGCACCTTGCAGGTCCGCTCGCGGGCCGAACGGCTTGGCCGCAATCCGCGCACGGGAGAGACCTATACGATCGTACCGCGCCAGACCGTTATCTTCGTGCCGGGCGGCAAATTGCGCGAGGCGCTCGACATTGCAGCGCAGAAGGCCGAAGCGGGCAAGGCAGGCGACGCTAAAAATACCGGTTGA
- the rirA gene encoding iron-responsive transcriptional regulator RirA gives MRLTRQSNYAIRTLVYCAVNEPGLSRVAEIARAYGISELFLFKLIKPLVENGLLQTVRGRHGGIKLGKPADQITLLDTIRLTEENFALAECFEDGADCPLIGECDLNGALREALGAFFEVLSRHTIADLASKKRSIRERLGISTADAVNESIAAITAA, from the coding sequence GTGAGACTGACCCGCCAATCCAATTATGCCATCCGCACGCTGGTCTATTGCGCCGTCAATGAACCTGGGTTGAGCCGTGTGGCCGAGATCGCCCGGGCTTATGGGATTTCCGAGCTGTTCCTGTTCAAGCTGATCAAGCCGCTCGTCGAGAACGGACTGCTTCAGACCGTGCGCGGGCGCCATGGCGGCATCAAGCTGGGCAAGCCGGCTGACCAGATCACCTTGCTCGACACCATTCGCCTCACCGAGGAGAACTTCGCTCTGGCGGAGTGTTTCGAGGACGGCGCCGATTGTCCCCTGATCGGGGAATGCGACCTCAACGGCGCACTGCGCGAGGCCTTGGGCGCGTTCTTCGAGGTGCTGAGCCGCCACACCATCGCCGATCTGGCCAGCAAGAAGCGCTCCATCCGCGAGCGACTGGGCATTTCCACAGCCGACGCGGTCAATGAAAGCATCGCCGCCATAACGGCTGCCTGA
- a CDS encoding ABC-F family ATP-binding cassette domain-containing protein, giving the protein MAAPPLLTLQDIQLTFGGTRLLEAAELIVSPGQRIALVGRNGSGKSTLLKIAAGLVQHDGGKRFAEPSATIRYLPQEPDLSAYATTLAYVEAGLAPGDDAYRAQYLLNALGLTGDENPASLSGGEGRRAALARVLAPQPDVLLLDEPTNHLDLPVIEWLQDELSQMRSAMVLISHDRRFLSDLSRSTVWLDRGVTRRIERGFSAFESWRDEVLEQEEKDRHKLDRQIVREEHWLRYGVTARRKRNVGRLEKLANLRQDRRDQRKVTGNVTLAVSEGRTSGALVAEAENISKSFGARTVVREFSTRVLRGDRVGIVGPNGAGKTTLIKMLTGLLAPDSGTIKLGAAIELAMLDQGRARLEPETRLRDALTGGGSDTLKINGEQKHVMGYMQDFLFTPEQANTPIGKLSGGERARVALARALALPSNFLVLDEPTNDLDLETLDLLEEMVSDYAGTVVVVSHDRDFLDRVATSVIMAEGDGRWTEYAGGYSDMVAQRGQGVTARTVEKAAKAEKPRAEPAPPAATRRKMSFKDKHALETLPKEIDKLDAEIRALNAALADPAFYTKDPTGFAARSKALEAAEARKAAAEEQWLELEMLREELEAGG; this is encoded by the coding sequence ATGGCCGCCCCACCGCTTCTTACGCTCCAGGATATCCAGCTCACCTTTGGCGGGACGCGCCTGCTCGAAGCTGCCGAGCTCATCGTTTCGCCGGGCCAGCGCATCGCGCTGGTCGGCCGCAATGGCTCGGGCAAATCCACTCTCCTCAAGATCGCGGCTGGCCTGGTCCAGCATGATGGCGGCAAGCGCTTCGCCGAACCCAGCGCCACCATCCGCTACCTGCCCCAGGAGCCCGACCTCAGCGCCTATGCCACCACGCTTGCCTATGTAGAGGCGGGCCTGGCGCCTGGCGACGATGCCTATCGCGCTCAATACCTGCTCAATGCCCTGGGCCTCACCGGCGACGAAAACCCGGCCAGTCTCTCGGGCGGCGAGGGCCGCCGCGCCGCTTTGGCGCGGGTGCTGGCGCCTCAGCCCGACGTGCTCCTGCTCGACGAGCCCACCAACCATCTCGACCTGCCGGTCATCGAATGGCTGCAGGATGAACTGAGCCAGATGCGCTCGGCCATGGTGCTGATCAGCCACGACCGGCGCTTTCTTTCCGATCTCTCCCGTTCCACCGTCTGGCTCGACCGCGGCGTCACCCGCCGCATCGAACGCGGCTTTTCCGCCTTCGAAAGCTGGCGCGACGAGGTGCTCGAACAGGAGGAAAAGGACCGCCATAAGCTCGATCGCCAGATCGTGCGCGAGGAGCATTGGCTGCGATACGGCGTCACCGCCCGGCGCAAGCGCAATGTCGGGCGCCTGGAAAAGCTCGCCAATCTGCGTCAGGACCGGCGCGACCAGCGCAAGGTCACCGGCAATGTCACCCTGGCGGTCAGCGAAGGGCGGACCTCCGGCGCGCTCGTGGCGGAAGCCGAGAACATCTCCAAGAGCTTCGGCGCGCGGACCGTAGTGCGCGAATTTTCCACCCGCGTGCTGCGCGGCGACCGCGTCGGCATCGTCGGGCCCAACGGGGCCGGAAAGACCACGCTCATCAAGATGCTGACCGGCCTGCTTGCCCCTGATAGCGGCACGATCAAGCTCGGCGCGGCCATCGAGCTGGCCATGCTCGATCAGGGCCGGGCCCGGCTCGAACCCGAGACGCGCCTGCGCGACGCCTTGACGGGCGGCGGCAGTGACACCCTCAAGATCAATGGCGAGCAGAAGCACGTCATGGGCTATATGCAGGACTTCCTGTTCACGCCCGAGCAGGCCAATACGCCCATCGGCAAGCTTTCGGGCGGCGAGCGGGCCCGCGTCGCCCTGGCCCGCGCCTTGGCGCTGCCCTCCAATTTCCTGGTGCTGGACGAACCCACCAACGACCTCGACCTCGAAACGCTCGATCTTCTCGAGGAGATGGTGTCCGACTATGCGGGGACCGTCGTCGTCGTCAGCCACGATCGCGACTTCCTCGACCGCGTCGCCACTTCGGTGATCATGGCCGAGGGAGACGGGCGCTGGACCGAATATGCCGGCGGCTATTCCGACATGGTGGCCCAGCGCGGGCAGGGTGTCACCGCCAGGACCGTCGAAAAGGCGGCGAAGGCCGAAAAGCCCAGGGCCGAGCCGGCGCCGCCCGCGGCCACAAGGCGCAAGATGAGCTTCAAGGACAAGCATGCCCTTGAAACCCTGCCCAAGGAAATCGACAAGCTCGACGCCGAGATCCGCGCCCTCAATGCTGCGCTGGCGGACCCGGCCTTCTACACCAAGGACCCCACCGGGTTTGCGGCCCGGTCCAAGGCACTTGAAGCGGCGGAAGCCCGCAAGGCGGCCGCCGAGGAGCAATGGCTCGAGCTTGAAATGCTGCGGGAAGAACTCGAGGCCGGGGGCTGA
- a CDS encoding LacI family transcriptional regulator: MSDEELPPATRGKRGAKPSGKPTLKTIAQMTGLAVTTISRALNNAPELAQETRDRVQKIAAEIGYLPDRAALRLKTGRTNVITLILEPDEQIYGFGTNLVTGITEALRDTPYHLVITPLFRNVPPLDPIRHIVRNRMADGVIFSKAETYDERIRFLLDNDFPFVSHGRSLWPEPHAYVDFDNDSYAYGATRHLAAKGCKKVSIILPDSALTYTDHLRNGIIRAAAEAGIAHEFAADVNLGSPTDAIRNYVMKRTKRADPPDGYVCASEVSALAVIGALTDAGKILGENAHVVTKQSTSMFMQFQPKAETVQEDFAEAGRNLGSILLRQITGDTEGLHYLAQPHFDWKD; this comes from the coding sequence GTGTCCGACGAAGAGTTACCGCCCGCCACGCGCGGCAAGCGGGGCGCAAAGCCGTCCGGCAAACCCACACTCAAGACCATAGCCCAGATGACGGGACTGGCTGTCACCACCATCTCGCGGGCGCTCAACAACGCCCCCGAACTGGCCCAGGAAACCCGCGACCGCGTCCAGAAGATTGCCGCTGAAATCGGCTACCTGCCGGACCGGGCGGCCTTGCGCCTCAAGACCGGGCGCACCAATGTCATCACGCTGATCCTCGAGCCGGACGAGCAGATCTATGGCTTCGGCACCAACCTGGTGACAGGGATCACCGAAGCGCTGCGCGATACACCCTATCACCTGGTGATCACCCCCCTGTTCCGCAATGTGCCGCCGCTCGACCCCATCCGCCATATCGTGCGCAACCGCATGGCCGATGGGGTGATCTTCTCGAAGGCCGAGACCTATGACGAGCGCATCCGCTTCCTGCTCGACAACGATTTCCCCTTTGTCAGCCACGGCAGAAGCCTTTGGCCGGAGCCGCATGCCTATGTCGATTTCGACAATGACAGCTATGCCTATGGCGCGACGCGACACCTGGCTGCAAAGGGCTGCAAGAAGGTGTCGATTATCCTGCCCGACAGCGCGCTCACCTATACCGACCATCTGCGCAACGGCATCATCCGGGCTGCGGCGGAAGCGGGCATCGCCCATGAATTTGCCGCCGACGTCAATCTGGGCAGCCCCACCGACGCCATCCGCAATTACGTGATGAAGCGCACCAAGCGGGCCGATCCGCCCGATGGCTATGTGTGCGCGTCCGAAGTCTCGGCCCTGGCGGTGATCGGCGCGCTGACCGATGCCGGCAAGATCCTGGGCGAGAATGCCCATGTGGTGACCAAGCAGTCGACCTCGATGTTCATGCAGTTCCAGCCCAAGGCGGAAACCGTGCAGGAAGATTTCGCCGAGGCCGGCCGCAATCTGGGTTCGATCCTGCTGCGCCAGATCACCGGGGATACCGAGGGGCTGCACTACCTGGCCCAGCCCCACTTCGACTGGAAGGACTAG
- the phnN gene encoding phosphonate metabolism protein/1,5-bisphosphokinase (PRPP-forming) PhnN has product MSDRPAGVLVLVIGPSGVGKDTLIGGARKALDGDKRFSFVRRLVTRPADIDLEDHVSLDPDEFERARAAGRFALTWEAHGLHYALPIGVDTDLTLGRVVIANISRHAVPAALAKYPLCRVVQVSAEISLRAERLARRGREGRDQIVARLAREGAALPADISPIVIDNSSSVGIGVTAFVMSLRAIAEE; this is encoded by the coding sequence TTGAGCGACAGGCCAGCGGGTGTATTGGTTCTGGTGATCGGCCCCTCGGGGGTCGGCAAGGACACGTTGATCGGCGGCGCGCGCAAGGCGCTGGATGGCGACAAGCGCTTCAGCTTTGTTCGCCGCCTCGTGACCCGTCCGGCCGATATCGACCTCGAAGATCATGTCAGCCTGGACCCCGACGAATTCGAACGGGCGCGCGCCGCCGGGCGCTTTGCCCTTACCTGGGAAGCCCATGGGCTGCATTATGCCCTGCCCATCGGGGTGGATACCGACCTGACCCTGGGGCGGGTGGTGATCGCCAATATATCGCGCCACGCCGTACCGGCGGCACTGGCAAAATATCCGCTCTGCCGGGTCGTGCAGGTTTCAGCCGAAATCTCGCTGCGTGCCGAGCGGCTGGCGCGTCGTGGCCGGGAAGGCCGTGACCAGATCGTGGCGCGGCTGGCGCGGGAAGGCGCGGCTTTGCCGGCCGATATCAGCCCCATTGTCATCGACAATTCCAGTTCGGTGGGCATCGGGGTCACCGCTTTCGTGATGAGCCTGCGCGCCATAGCCGAAGAATGA
- a CDS encoding alpha-D-ribose 1-methylphosphonate 5-triphosphate diphosphatase: MVSQTVFTNARIVLADEVVTGSVSLVDGRIAAIDTGPSRSGEDFDGDYLIAGLVELHTDHLENHYRPRPGVFWDPMAALHAHDVQIAGSGITTVFDAVRIGSDADLPNMLDHARQMVEAVRSGGAAGWMRAEHFIHLRCELPSHDVVEHFETLADHPKTRLASVMDHTPGQRQFRSLDDYKRFYAKQMGGTAEQLQAFIDARQAEHERYSAANRQAIVARAHELGLAIASHDDATLAHVEDAERDGVAISEFPTTLEAASAAHDAGLAILMGAPNVVRGKSHSGNISATDLVAAGLLDILSSDYVPFALLQAAFLLPSRVEGLDLSRALATVTMNPARAAGLDDRGEIATGKRADLVRVAANAPLPAVRSVWREGLRVS; this comes from the coding sequence ATCGTGTCGCAAACCGTCTTCACCAATGCCCGGATCGTGCTCGCCGACGAGGTCGTGACGGGCAGCGTGAGCCTGGTCGATGGGCGCATCGCTGCCATCGATACCGGGCCGTCCCGCAGCGGCGAGGATTTCGATGGGGACTACCTGATCGCCGGGCTGGTCGAATTGCATACCGATCACCTCGAGAACCATTACCGGCCACGGCCAGGGGTGTTCTGGGACCCGATGGCGGCCCTGCATGCCCATGACGTGCAGATCGCCGGATCGGGCATTACCACCGTGTTCGACGCCGTGCGCATCGGTTCGGATGCCGACCTGCCCAACATGCTCGACCATGCCCGCCAGATGGTGGAGGCTGTGCGTAGCGGTGGCGCAGCGGGCTGGATGCGGGCCGAGCATTTCATCCATCTGCGCTGCGAATTGCCCAGCCATGACGTGGTGGAGCATTTCGAGACGCTGGCCGACCATCCCAAGACGCGGCTGGCTTCGGTGATGGACCATACGCCCGGCCAACGACAATTCCGCTCGCTGGACGATTACAAGCGTTTCTACGCCAAACAGATGGGCGGCACGGCAGAGCAATTGCAGGCCTTCATCGATGCGCGGCAAGCCGAGCACGAGCGCTATTCGGCAGCAAACCGGCAGGCCATCGTGGCACGGGCCCACGAGCTGGGCCTGGCCATTGCCAGCCATGACGACGCCACGCTCGCCCATGTCGAGGACGCCGAACGGGACGGCGTGGCCATTTCGGAGTTCCCGACGACGCTCGAGGCCGCATCGGCAGCCCATGATGCCGGCCTTGCCATCTTGATGGGGGCGCCCAATGTGGTGCGAGGCAAGTCTCATTCGGGCAATATCTCGGCCACGGACCTGGTGGCGGCAGGCCTGCTCGACATTCTCAGCTCCGATTATGTGCCCTTTGCGCTGTTGCAGGCGGCCTTCCTGTTGCCCAGCCGGGTCGAAGGCCTTGACCTCAGCCGGGCCTTGGCTACCGTGACGATGAATCCGGCCCGCGCCGCCGGACTCGATGACCGGGGCGAGATCGCCACCGGCAAGAGAGCCGATCTGGTCCGCGTCGCCGCCAATGCGCCGCTGCCGGCAGTGCGGTCCGTCTGGCGCGAAGGATTGCGGGTGAGTTGA